Proteins co-encoded in one Candidatus Pelagibacter sp. RS40 genomic window:
- the secG gene encoding preprotein translocase subunit SecG, which produces MENILLILNIILAAILVVLVLLQKSEGGALGIGVSQDNFMFSRSAGNFLTKATSIIATLFIICSLGLTIISRGELTPTTSVIDKIEKNADDAPKVPENNN; this is translated from the coding sequence GTGGAAAATATACTTTTAATTCTAAATATTATACTTGCAGCAATTCTTGTTGTACTTGTTTTGCTCCAAAAGTCAGAGGGAGGAGCTCTTGGAATAGGTGTATCCCAAGATAATTTTATGTTTTCAAGATCAGCAGGAAATTTTTTAACCAAAGCAACTTCGATTATTGCAACATTATTTATTATCTGTAGTCTTGGTTTAACTATTATTTCTAGGGGAGAACTTACTCCAACAACATCTGTAATTGATAAAATTGAAAAAAATGCAGACGATGCACCAAAAGTACCAGAAAATAATAATTAG